One stretch of Arthrobacter polaris DNA includes these proteins:
- a CDS encoding HAMP domain-containing protein, giving the protein MLDTARSGQYEQIIHAQGKAVASSQKSAGKSVLSALCPDPGGQIARINASRLSERVEVPVPNDEIHRLAQTLNSMLDKLQASDAEQRRFVSDARHDLLTLTKANDGGA; this is encoded by the coding sequence TTGCTGGACACTGCACGAAGTGGCCAGTATGAGCAGATTATTCACGCGCAGGGAAAAGCGGTTGCGTCCTCGCAAAAGTCGGCAGGTAAGTCAGTGCTGTCAGCTTTGTGCCCAGATCCAGGTGGCCAGATTGCCCGCATTAACGCCAGCCGGCTCAGTGAACGGGTTGAAGTTCCGGTACCGAATGATGAAATTCATCGCCTTGCCCAGACCCTGAATTCGATGCTTGACAAACTTCAAGCCTCCGACGCTGAGCAGCGCCGGTTTGTTTCTGATGCCAGACACGACCTGCTGACGCTGACCAAAGCCAACGATGGCGGCGCCTGA